The window CCCGTTTCGGCGGACCGGCGGCGCGCAATATAGCCGCCGATCCCCGGTTTCGGAAACCGGGGATTCTCCGGACCCTTTGCAACACCACCGCCCCACTGAGGGCGGTCACTTCCTGTTGTTCTGCCTGGTCTGGAGCCATCCGCTGTGTGCCACACACCCGCGTCCATCACCGCCACCGTCCTGAGCGGCACCCCATCCCGTTGCGCCGCCTCCGCGGTAGTCAGCTCCGTCACGCCCCTTTCGGCTCGGCGGGCCGAGCCGGTGCTCGCCGTCGCCGTCCGTGCCCGTGCCGACGGTGACTCCACGGCCGTCGGTGTGCTGCGGCGCGGGGAGCCGTTCACGGCTTCGGTCACCGACGGCGCCTGGCTGCACGTCACCACTGCCTCGGGCATCACCGGCTGGGTTGACGACGGTGACCTCCGTCGCGACGGCTGCCGTCGCCCGAACTGACCCACCCGTACGTTCCCCTCTTCCAGGAGCCACCTTTCGTGTCCGACATCCCCGACGTCTTCGACGGCGACGTGCTCGGCTTGTTCGCCGAGCGGATCGAGGCCCAGTTCAGCCTGGGTCTGCCCGAACTGGCCCAGGCCGTCCAGGCCGCTCCGCACGCCTACCCCAGTGCCACCCAGGTGGTCCGCTGGTACGCGCTGCTCACCGAGGCGCAGCAGGGAGTGGAGACGGCCGAGGACGCTCTGGTCTCCGCGCTGGAGACGGCGCCGGGGGACGTGCTGGACGACCCGGTGATGGAGTTGGCCCACCGTGTGAACTACGCGGTTGCCGCTCGTGACGGTCGGGCGCAGGTCCTCCGGTTCCTCTTGGAGTCCCCCGTCGAGCAGGCCCGCATCCAGCGGCGCTTCGGACCCCGGGTGACAACGACCTTGCCCACTGCCGTCCCGGCACAGCCCGCGCGGATCAGGGGCGGTGCCCGATGAGCGATGCTCGCAAGCCCAGTACCCAAGACGCCCGCCTGGAGCAGGTGTTCGGCGGGCCCTTGGGCCAGCTGCACCAGCGCGCGGTCCGCCCCGGCAGCTCGCCCGCCCTGGTCCGGGCCTTGGAACTGCGCGCCTTCCTCGCCTTGGCCGAGGCCCAGGTCGTACGCGTCCGCGACCGTGTCCACGCTGCCATGGCCCCCGACGCCGAACTGGACTCGCTGTCCTCGGACACGCTCCGGTTCGACGCCGAGTGGCTGGAGGCCGCACTGGCCGGCCGCACCGGCTACCGCATCGCGCTGGAGAAGCTGCTCTCCGCGATGCCACCGCCAGCCGCCCGGCCGCCGGCCGCCCCCCTCCAGGTCCGGTCCGCCGTCGTGGGCAGCGGCCTACGGCCCGCGCCCACCGGCG is drawn from Streptomyces sp. NBC_01232 and contains these coding sequences:
- a CDS encoding SH3 domain-containing protein; this translates as MCHTPASITATVLSGTPSRCAASAVVSSVTPLSARRAEPVLAVAVRARADGDSTAVGVLRRGEPFTASVTDGAWLHVTTASGITGWVDDGDLRRDGCRRPN